A single window of Salvelinus namaycush isolate Seneca chromosome 11, SaNama_1.0, whole genome shotgun sequence DNA harbors:
- the LOC120055957 gene encoding EF-hand calcium-binding domain-containing protein 14-like produces MKKRKELNALIGLGDSKRKKTKKGSGHRLLRTEPPDSESESSSDEEEFSNLGTVAAFGKISYVQCCNVCYPLILFIILAACVMACAGLLWMQIALKEDLDSLKEKLHTMESSQKVSSHEIPKLSEDLKMKQRKLEDIESGDKGLNKLWSNLTEMNRKISLLDSAVNHLKANIKSASDLINLPTTVEELQKSVATIGSTLTSVQHDVKTMQTTLADQKKEMDDLKMTMDVTHLREVVSEVNKTQTLYHAWTDDQIHSLHTAVSNLTQRVSFIEQGSAQTTPFSDLVEVVEPVPVSGDATEPVKDPVTERDTNADGINAATSEATHGSKPTRHPRFLTSNRSKRESGIENLKTVSFPGVSSLKDLNELFEHTGTDPTSQGMSYQVLRKLFDTATPDPRSLDRYDKDGDQRFSLAELKAAAGL; encoded by the exons atgaagaagaggaaggagCTTAATGCATTGATCGGACTTGGGGACAGTAAAAGGAAGAAAACCAAGAAGGGGTCCGGCCACAGGCTCCTACGAACCGAGCCCCCAGACTCAGAATCCGAGTCAAGTTCAGATGAAGAGGAATTCAGCAACCTTGGTACTGTCGCTGCTTTCGGGAA AATAAGTTACGTGCAGTGTTGCAATGTCTGCTATCCCTTGATCCTGTTCATCATACTGGCTGCCTGTGTTATGGCTTGTGCCGGGCTGCTTTGGATGCAGATTGCTCTGAAAGAAGACCTGGACTCCCTCAAAGAAAAGCTGCATACTA TGGAATCCAGCCAGAAAGTGTCATCACATGAAATACCAAAACTAAGTGAAGATCTGAAGATGAAACAGAGAAAGCTGGAGGATATTGAAAGTGGAGACAAGGGTCTGAACAAACTGTGGTCCAACCTTACGGAGATGAACAGAAAG ATCAGTTTGCTGGACTCTGCAGTGAACCATCTAAAGGCCAACATCAAATCAGCCTCAGACTTAATCAATCTTCCAACTACAGTTGAAGAGCTCCAAAAG AGTGTAGCTACAATCGGCAGCACGTTAACCAGTGTGCAACATGATGTCAAGACAATGCAGACAACCCTTGCGGACCAGAAGAAGGAAATGGACGATCTAAAGATGACTATG GACGTAACTCACCTGAGAGAGGTTGTGAGTGAGGTTAACAAGACCCAGACACTGTACCACGCATGGACCGATGACCAGATCCACAGTCTCCACACCGCTGTGTCCAACCTCACTCAGAGGGTGTCTTTTATAGAGCAGGGCTCTGCCCAAACAACACCATTCAGT GACCTTGTGGAGGTCGTTGAACCAGTGCCTGTCAGTGGAGATGCAACAGAACCAGTAAAGGacccagttacagagagagacaccAATGCAGATGGAATTAACGCAGCAACTTCAGAAGCTACACATG GTTCAAAGCCAACAAGACATCCACGTTTTTTGACGTCAAATCGCTCCAAGAGAGAGTCTGGAATAGAAAACCTTAAAACTGTGTCATTTCCTGGAGTTAGCTCTTTGAAAG ATCTCAATGAGCTCTTTGAGCACACAGGGACCGACCCCACCTCTCAGGGAATGTCTTACCAAGTCCTGAGGAAACTCTTTGACACCGCAACACCAGACCCCCGTAGCCTGGATCGCTACGACAAAGACGGGGACCAGAGGTTCTCACTGGCTGAACTGAAAGCTGCTGCAGGTCTGTGA
- the LOC120055960 gene encoding zinc finger protein 830-like, with amino-acid sequence MPPKNKQKKVIHQDELRRLMREKQKQTIDKKRVESPYAKYNSLDHLSCVLCNERVKNEILWQTHVLGKQHKEKVAELKGSKQSSTGQGPQPPLKRKALDSEDTNGKKSKPVAGNEQASTSSGLPDVFFAKPAPPGPKKLTGILKKTSAGLSLLVGVYNEDDDEEEAGDSSDRGAASSSGVEKGTHAPGLPADFFDNSTIPAVPAASHSGSILKPDETEKSVEKKENTPEALPEGFFDDPVRDAKVRNVDAPKDQMDKEWEEFQKEMRQVNTKSEAIVAEDDEEGRFERQIDEIDEQIECYRRVEVLRDKQDVVKKVAKEKTEDQEDSRGSDEEDEEELLHLLSRDWRAKGALA; translated from the coding sequence ATGCCTCCAAAGAATAAGCAGAAGAAAGTGATTCATCAAGATGAACTGCGTCGGTTAATGAGAGAGAAACAAAAGCAAACGATAGATAAGAAGCGTGTCGAATCCCCTTATGCCAAGTACAACAGTCTCGACCATCTTAGCTGCGTACTCTGCAACGAGCGGGTAAAGAATGAAATATTGTGGCAGACTCACGTTCTTGGAAAACAGCATAAGGAGAAAGTTGCCGAGCTCAAGGGGTCTAAACAAAGTTCAACAGGTCAAGGACCCCAGCCCCCGCTGAAAAGGAAAGCATTGGATTCTGAAGACACGAATGGGAAAAAGTCTAAACCAGTGGCAGGTAACGAGCAGGCATCTACGTCGTCAGGGCTGCCTGATGTTTTCTTTGCGAAACCTGCCCCGCCGGGGCCGAAGAAACTAACTGGAATTTTGAAAAAAACATCTGCTGGACTGAGTCTTCTGGTCGGAGTCTATAATGAAGACGATGACgaagaggaggctggtgactCTTCTGACCGGGGGGCAGCCTCCAGCTCGGGTGTGGAGAAGGGGACGCATGCCCCAGGACTCCCAGCTGATTTCTTTGACAACAGCACCATTCCAGCTGTCCCAGCTGCCTCTCATTCCGGGTCTATCCTCAAACCAGATGAAACTGAGAAGAGTGTGGAGAAGAAGGAAAATACACCTGAAGCACTACCAGAAGGCTTCTTTGACGACCCAGTGAGAGATGCCAAAGTCCGCAATGTTGACGCTCCAAAAGATCAAATGGATAAGGAGTGGGAAGAGTTCCAAAAGGAAATGCGGCAGGTGAACACTAAATCAGAGGCCATTGTAGCCGAGGATGACGAGGAGGGACGTTTTGAGCGTCAGATTGATGAAATCGATGAGCAAATCGAATGTTACCGTCGGGTTGAGGTATTGAGAGATAAGCAAGATGTGGTGAAGAAGGTTGCGAAGGAGAAAACCGAAGACCAGGAAGACTCCAGGGGAAGCGATGAAGAGGATGAAGAAGAGCTGCTCCACTTGCTGTCAAGAGACTGGAGGGCTAAAGGGGCCCTTGCTTAA